Genomic window (Luteibacter yeojuensis):
CGACGACCACGAGGAGTACCTCGAGGTCGTGCCGTTGCTGCTCGACCCGATGATGCGCGTGCGCACGTTCAGTTCGCCACGCAGCGCCCTCGCCACGCTCGGCAACAACGGCAGCCGCCCCGTGCCCGGCGGCGGCTGGCTGTACCGCTGGAAGGACCGCCCCTCCGAGACGCAGGAGCTGGTGGCGCTCGACATCGACTCCATCCACCGGGTGGTGTACGACCCCGAGCGCTTCGCCGAGATTTCGGTGGTCGTGGTGGACCAGGCCATGCCGGAGATGGACGGCATCACCTTCTGCAAGCGCCTGCCCAACCCGCATATCGGCAAGATCCTCCTCACCGGCCGCGCCGACGACGCGACGGCGATCGACGCCTTCAACTCGGGCGTGATCGACCGCTTCATCCGCAAGAACGATCCCGCCGCCATCGAGAAGCTGCAGACGGCGATCACCGAGCTCCAGCACCGCTATTTCGAGCGCGCCAGCGCGTTCGTGGCCGAGACCCTGGCCCTGGGCAATTTCCGCTTCCTGCGCGACCCCGCCTTCCGCGAGGTGCTGCAATCGGTCACGGCCACTTTCCAGCCTGTGGAGTGCTACGTCCACTGCAATCCCACCGGCCTCCTGCTGGTGGATGCCTGGGGTATCGGGCGTTTTCTCCTCGTCCAGACGGACGAGGACCTCCGCACCCACTATGAAATTGCGGCAGATCTGGGCGCGCCGCCGGCCGTGCTGGAGGCGCTGCGCAGGGGTACAGCCCTGCCCTGGTTCAATTCGCGCGACGGCTTCTACCACAAGGGCGTGGCGGACCCGGAGTCGCAGCTCCACGCGGCCACCGCGGTCTCCGGCGAGCAGTGGTATTACTACGCCCTCATCGACGATGTGCAGCGTTTCCGTCTGCAGCACGTCAAGTCCTACCGTGCCTGGCTGCGCGAGCAGGACCTCAGTCTGGCCGCCGACAGCAGGTCGCGGTTCATCTGACCGCTCTCAAGGCTTCGCGATTCCCAAGCAAGCGCACCACCCGTTCCGGACCCTCCGGTGCGCAAGGTTCGCGTTGCCTGGAAAAAACTCGTTCGGACGACACGGTCCGCACAACGTCTCTCTGTTAATGGCTTGAGGGGCGGGGGTCCCACGGGACTCCCGGCAATGCCCTCCCTCCCGATTACGCGCCTGCCAGGGCGAGGCCGGCGCGCGCGCCGTCACGACTGGCGGTGGCGCGGATTCGCCCGTCCCTTGACCAGAGAGAGAGATGATCCATGGAAAACGTTTCCATCCTGCACCCGATCGCCAAGGCACCGGCACTCCCGGACTTCGTCACGCGTAGGGTCGACCGATTTCACAACGAACGCGTGGCCGTCGATTGGGGCGGACGTCACATTTTGAGGGGACGGCGTCCAGGCGCCGGCGACCTCATGCTGCAGAGCAACGACTACCTCGCCATCGCCGGCCATGCGGCCATCGTGGAGGCCCAGCGGGAGGCCCTGGCGCGAGGCGGGCTCGGCATGATGATGTCCGCGCTGTTCCAGCAGGACGAAGGCCAGCCGCTGCATCGCGTCGAGGCCGAACTGGCCCGGGCCGTCGGCAGCGAGGACGGCATCCTCGCCCAGTCGGGCTTCGCCGCCAACGTGGGCCTGATCCAGTCCATCGCCGGGGAGCGCGTGCCGGTGTACATCGACATGCTCGCCCACGCCTCTCTCTGGGAGGGTATCCGCAGTGCGGGCGCCAAGGCCGTATCGGTCCTGCACAACGATATGGCCCACCTGGAGCGGCAGGTGCTGCGCAACGGTCCGGGCGTCATCGTCGTCGACGCCGTGTACAGCACCAACGGCAGCCTCGCACCGCTCGTGGAGATCGCCGACATCGCACAGGCCCAAGGCTGCGTGCTGGTGGTGGACGAATCCCATTCGCTCGGCACGCACGGCCAACGCGGCGAGGGCCTCGTCGCCGCCCTGGGCCTCAACGACCGCGTGCACTTCGTGACCGCCAGCCTGGCGAAGGCCTATTGCTCGCGCGCGGGCTTCATCGCATGCACCA
Coding sequences:
- a CDS encoding response regulator — its product is MTLSSQGDIQPFHFPTTTVLVDDHEEYLEVVPLLLDPMMRVRTFSSPRSALATLGNNGSRPVPGGGWLYRWKDRPSETQELVALDIDSIHRVVYDPERFAEISVVVVDQAMPEMDGITFCKRLPNPHIGKILLTGRADDATAIDAFNSGVIDRFIRKNDPAAIEKLQTAITELQHRYFERASAFVAETLALGNFRFLRDPAFREVLQSVTATFQPVECYVHCNPTGLLLVDAWGIGRFLLVQTDEDLRTHYEIAADLGAPPAVLEALRRGTALPWFNSRDGFYHKGVADPESQLHAATAVSGEQWYYYALIDDVQRFRLQHVKSYRAWLREQDLSLAADSRSRFI
- the cqsA gene encoding alpha-hydroxyketone-type quorum-sensing autoinducer synthase — encoded protein: MENVSILHPIAKAPALPDFVTRRVDRFHNERVAVDWGGRHILRGRRPGAGDLMLQSNDYLAIAGHAAIVEAQREALARGGLGMMMSALFQQDEGQPLHRVEAELARAVGSEDGILAQSGFAANVGLIQSIAGERVPVYIDMLAHASLWEGIRSAGAKAVSVLHNDMAHLERQVLRNGPGVIVVDAVYSTNGSLAPLVEIADIAQAQGCVLVVDESHSLGTHGQRGEGLVAALGLNDRVHFVTASLAKAYCSRAGFIACTTRFKDYFGCEALPAIFSSSLLPHELAGLSASHRVIQTEGWRRQRLRAVTRHVRGELAAMGYPIGDGTEQIVAFEAGQEILTGRVRDVMERHGVFGSVFSAPATTVSRSLLRLTLNAGMSDTDVERLLEVCRQARDEMDLDAWSASRRAQRDAGRQPVSAEVA